One region of Bacteroidota bacterium genomic DNA includes:
- a CDS encoding sugar transferase has translation MLLIQQNEQIPDQGFGFLLSLLGLIVLAPFMLLISVWIALDSKGPVIFRQNRVGKNNRDFILYKFRTMVINAEKQGLITVGTRDSRITRSGAILRKFKLDELPQLWNVLTGDMSLVGPRPEVRKYVDLYTPEQRIVLSVKPGITDLASIVFSNENEVLSRQKDPDTYYIQVIMPEKIRLNLVFIEHPSWTKYLSIIFKTIGKIAG, from the coding sequence ATTTTATTAATTCAGCAGAATGAACAAATTCCTGATCAGGGCTTCGGATTTTTGCTCTCATTACTGGGTTTAATTGTTCTTGCTCCATTCATGTTGCTGATCAGTGTGTGGATTGCTCTGGATTCAAAAGGTCCGGTCATCTTCAGACAAAACAGGGTAGGGAAGAACAACAGGGATTTCATTCTCTATAAATTCCGAACCATGGTGATCAATGCCGAAAAACAGGGGCTGATCACTGTTGGAACCCGTGATTCGAGGATTACCCGTTCAGGAGCTATCCTCAGAAAATTCAAACTCGACGAACTTCCCCAGCTTTGGAACGTGCTGACTGGAGACATGAGTCTTGTTGGTCCCCGGCCAGAAGTCAGGAAATACGTTGACCTCTATACACCCGAGCAAAGGATTGTATTGTCCGTCAAACCGGGAATAACGGATCTTGCTTCCATAGTTTTTTCCAATGAAAACGAGGTGCTTAGCAGACAAAAGGATCCGGATACCTATTATATTCAGGTAATTATGCCTGAAAAAATCCGCCTGAACCTGGTTTTCATTGAGCATCCGAGCTGGACAAAGTATCTGAGCATTATCTTCAAAACCATTGGGAAAATTGCCGGATAA
- a CDS encoding CRISPR-associated protein Cas6, translating to MRIKISFLKVHGSSGTVPLHHQKIISAFMDEVIRELPVTSDFYNFSSLKGTSKVQSGQIRFLSSKVSLVVSAPHNEFTEDWVKKIFDRRLVSFAKLTLVPKSFDIIPDPEFKPQMKYVCISPMIPQPPFLTDETGTLPEPLDPRSHEFSDLFYDAVLDRMEKAGFTEEQISSFAEFEIVPDPGYIQKISETHKKFARIYKNNNNQTMYGYLLPFTLHAHPQVQKFIWECGIGNFTTQGYGMVDVVGGISAEVVPEE from the coding sequence ATGAGAATAAAAATTTCGTTCCTGAAGGTTCACGGAAGCAGTGGCACCGTACCCCTTCACCATCAGAAAATCATTTCTGCTTTCATGGATGAAGTCATCCGTGAGTTGCCGGTCACTTCTGACTTTTATAATTTCTCTTCTTTGAAGGGAACTTCCAAAGTTCAAAGCGGGCAGATTCGCTTCCTGTCTTCAAAAGTTTCATTGGTAGTATCAGCACCACACAATGAATTCACTGAAGATTGGGTGAAAAAAATCTTTGATCGCCGATTGGTGAGTTTTGCCAAACTGACTCTGGTGCCCAAATCATTCGACATCATTCCTGATCCGGAATTCAAACCTCAGATGAAATACGTTTGTATTTCACCAATGATCCCGCAACCTCCGTTCCTGACAGATGAAACAGGAACATTGCCGGAACCTCTGGATCCAAGAAGTCACGAGTTTTCTGATCTTTTCTACGATGCTGTCCTCGACAGAATGGAAAAGGCCGGATTTACGGAAGAGCAAATCAGCAGCTTCGCGGAATTTGAAATCGTTCCTGATCCGGGTTATATTCAGAAGATCTCTGAAACCCACAAGAAATTTGCACGCATCTACAAGAACAACAACAACCAGACAATGTATGGTTACCTGTTGCCATTTACCCTCCACGCTCATCCTCAGGTACAGAAATTTATCTGGGAATGTGGTATCGGAAACTTTACAACTCAGGGTTATGGAATGGTGGATGTAGTGGGAGGAATCTCCGCTGAAGTAGTGCCTGAAGAATAA
- a CDS encoding DUF479 domain-containing protein, whose translation MNFLAHIYLSGDDKELMVGNFIADFVKGRKKFDYPDGIRRGIELHRQIDEYTDHHPITGLSKDRLRPKYSKYSGVIVDLYYDHFLACNFSRYSEQSLEEYSHQTYRTIKEYSEILPEGVNYFLPFMIERNWLLNYSTIEGIGRALTGLSKRVSFENKMDESVADLKEHYALFENEFNRFFPELITFAHSFS comes from the coding sequence GTGAATTTCCTCGCGCATATCTATCTTTCCGGTGACGACAAGGAATTGATGGTCGGTAATTTCATCGCCGATTTTGTCAAGGGCCGGAAGAAATTCGACTATCCAGATGGGATCCGTCGGGGCATCGAATTGCACAGGCAAATCGATGAATACACCGATCATCATCCGATCACCGGTCTTAGTAAAGACAGACTCCGGCCAAAATACAGTAAGTACTCCGGGGTAATCGTCGATCTGTACTACGATCACTTCCTGGCCTGTAATTTCTCCCGATATTCGGAGCAGAGCCTCGAAGAGTATTCCCATCAAACCTATCGTACCATCAAGGAATACAGTGAAATCCTGCCGGAAGGAGTCAATTATTTCCTTCCTTTCATGATAGAAAGGAACTGGTTGCTGAATTACAGTACAATTGAAGGTATCGGTCGGGCGCTCACCGGTTTGTCCAAAAGGGTTTCTTTTGAGAATAAAATGGATGAATCTGTCGCCGATCTAAAGGAACACTATGCCCTTTTCGAAAATGAATTCAATCGCTTTTTCCCCGAGTTGATTACCTTTGCGCACTCTTTTTCCTGA
- a CDS encoding DUF167 domain-containing protein: MQIYLKVKPNQRFDKVGKVGNDWEIRLKAPAVDGKANEHLIVFLSKVLDLPKSRIQLKKGQTARIKCLEIDADEEFVHRKLNEHLVS, translated from the coding sequence ATGCAGATCTACCTGAAAGTCAAGCCCAATCAGCGATTCGACAAGGTCGGAAAAGTCGGAAATGACTGGGAAATCAGGCTAAAAGCACCTGCAGTTGACGGAAAAGCCAATGAACATCTGATCGTTTTCCTTTCCAAAGTCCTGGATCTTCCCAAATCCCGGATACAACTGAAAAAGGGGCAAACAGCAAGGATAAAATGCCTTGAAATTGACGCGGATGAGGAATTTGTACACAGGAAATTAAACGAACACCTCGTTTCCTGA